From the genome of Argentina anserina chromosome 4, drPotAnse1.1, whole genome shotgun sequence, one region includes:
- the LOC126790187 gene encoding uncharacterized protein LOC126790187 isoform X2 — protein sequence MMNSLDCLDWANLHGTLVSLLLDKLLESIDHVRFAAVCEEWRAISKEYNKAKQRWCQKRLLPMLVISSTESEEKLELYSIPEKKVYKNIELPLPLRKSRRCFGSNHDSGGWLTIVDLVEGELPSLDITLMNPFREEMPPIHLPLLQSRIRSAKDHQISKVILCGDPTLNPDCFVVLAITRHERIGKRVYAIKGLNSDWVYWQFASEISDAIVYNSQIYSVTYERWLQLLDVDKAITKQFFSGSDTISSTRQGLSCKSTQGDLLLVQRFMEPKKDVKNDLHQILWTSSFLIHKVVFIDRDKKLDRSTPILEDGSPYYTGDGDRSEWVSLLEVENIGDEVLFVGDNYSFSVLASDYPGCQPNSIYYTDDSMKCGVHKLNERIPYDMGIFNLADKSIRPLCSSLNYSKRNVRPPFWTTTLFNGLC from the exons ATGATGAATTCCCTTG ATTGCCTAGACTGGGCAAATCTTCACGGAACCCTTGTTTCTCTGTTGCTGGACAAGTTGTTGGAATCCATTGACCATGTTCGTTTTGCCGCAGTTTGCGAGGAGTGGCGTGCAATTTCAAAAGAATATAATAAAGCAAAGCAGCGCTGGTGTCAAAAAAGGCTACTTCCAATGCTCGTAATCTCATCTACTGAATCTGAAGAAAAGTTGGAACTTTACAGCATTCCTGAAAAGAAAGTCTACAAGAACATTGAGTTACCATTGCCTCTTAGGAAGTCCAGGAGGTGTTTTGGCTCCAACCACGACAGTGGTGGTTGGTTGACCATAGTTGATCTAGTCGAGGGTGAGCTGCCATCTCTAGACATAACTCTCATGAACCCTTTCAGAGAAGAAATGCCACCCATTCATCTTCCTCTTTTGCAATCCAGAATTCGATCTGCAAAAGATCATCAGATCTCCAAGGTTATATTATGCGGTGATCCCACTTTGAATCCAGACTGTTTCGTGGTTTTAGCAATCACCAGACATGAAAGAATTGGAAAGAGGGTGTATGCCATTAAGGGACTAAACAGTGATTGGGTTTATTGGCAGTTTGCATCGGAGATTTCTGATGCTATAGTTTATAATAGTCAGATATACTCAGTTACTTATGAGAGATGGCTTCAGTTGTTAGATGTTGATAAGGCAATaacaaaacaatttttttcCGGTTCAGACACCATATCGTCCACCAGACAAGGTCTATCTTGTAAATCAACACAGGGAGACCTGTTGCTTGTTCAGAGATTTATGGAACCTAAGAAGGATGTGAAGAACGATTTGCATCAGATACTTTGGACCAGCAGTTTCCTTATTCACAAGGTGGTGTTCATTGATAGAGACAAAAAACTAGACAGAAGTACTCCAATCTTGGAGGATGGGTCCCCGTATTACACAGGTGATGGAGATCGTTCAGAGTGGGTTTCTCTGTTAGAGGTAGAAAACATTGGAGATGAAGTTTTGTTTGTAGGTGACAACTATTCGTTCTCAGTTTTGGCTTCGGATTATCCTGGTTGTCAACCCAATTCTATATACTACACAGATGATTCAATGAAATGTGGAGTGCATAAACTTAATGAACGAATACCATATGACATGGGAATCTTCAATCTAGCAGATAAAAGCATCAGACCACTTTGTTCTTCTCTAAATTATTCCAAGAGGAATGTCCGGCCACCGTTTTGGACAACCACTCTATTTAATGGACTCTGCTAG
- the LOC126790186 gene encoding pentatricopeptide repeat-containing protein At1g69290, which produces MWRKALTLLQRRPYSSSSEIPTLYSFLQPSIFALRNPSPSSSSHSDLPTPPPRTLSPDHVTTLETTLHKSLLTRNTDEAWKSFKSLTGSSVFPSKSLTNSMINHLASLGDIHNLKRAFASVVYVVEKSPELLEFETVGSVLGAMKCANTVAPVFALIQCMFKNRFFLPFSVWGSVVVEISRKNCNFNAFLRVFEENCRVALEEKMEIMKPDLGACNAALEGCCCELESVSGAERVVETMVALGVRPDECSFGFLGYLYALKGLREKISELESLMGGFGFSDKRVFRNNLINGYVKSSKLQFVSETILQGLRECDGECLDLDGETYCQVVKGFLDNGNLKELATLIIDAQKLECSTVVVDRSVGYGIVNACVGIGLSDKAHSILDEMNAQGGTLGLGVHVPILKAYCKEQRTAEATQLVMDISNSGLKLDMETYDALIEASMSSQDFQSAFSLFRDMREARTPDLKGSYMTMMTGLMENHRPELMAAFLDEVVEDPRIEVGTHDWNSIIHAFCKVGRLEDARRTFRRMVFLQYKPNDQTYLSLISGYVSMEKYFCVLMLWHEVKRSISVDGEKGLKFDHNLVDAFLYALVKGGFFDAVMQVVEKSQEMKIFVDKWRYKQAFMETHKKLKVSKLRKRSFRKMEALVAFKNWAGLNA; this is translated from the coding sequence ATGTGGAGAAAAGCTTTAACTTTGCTTCAACGCAGACCCTATTCTTCATCTTCTGAAATCCCAACCCTCTACTCCTTTCTCCAACCTTCAATCTTCGCCCTCAGAAACCCATCACCATCTTCCTCATCCCACTCTGACCTCCCAACCCCACCTCCCAGAACCCTTTCCCCAGACCACGTCACCACTCTAGAGACCACCCTCCACAAGTCCCTATTGACCCGCAACACTGATGAGGCGTGGAAGTCCTTCAAGTCCCTCACAGGCAGCTCTGTCTTCCCTAGTAAGTCTCTCACTAATTCAATGATAAACCACTTGGCTTCATTGGGTGACATTCATAATCTGAAGAGGGCTTTTGCTTCTGTGGTTTATGTGGTGGAGAAAAGCCCTGAGCTTTTGGAGTTTGAGACTGTTGGGTCTGTTTTGGGTGCCATGAAATGTGCCAATACAGTTGCCCctgtttttgctttgattcAATGCATGTTCAAAAACAGGTTTTTCTTGCCTTTTAGTGTTTGGGGGAGTGTTGTGGTTGAAATTAGTAGGAAAAATTGTAACTTTAATGCGTTTTTAAGGGTTTTCGAGGAGAATTGTAGGGTTGCTTTGGAGGAGAAGATGGAGATTATGAAGCCTGATTTGGGGGCTTGTAATGCAGCTTTGGAGGGGTGTTGTTGTGAGCTTGAATCGGTGAGTGGCGCCGAGAGAGTTGTGGAGACAATGGTGGCTTTGGGTGTGAGGCCTGATGAATgtagttttggttttcttggtTATTTGTATGCATTGAAGGGTTTAAGGGAGAAGATAAGTGAGTTGGAGAGTTTGATGGgtgggtttggtttttcagatAAGAGGGTGTTTCGGAATAATTTGATCAATGGTTATGTTAAGTCTAGCAAATTGCAATTTGTTTCAGAAACTATTCTGCAGGGTTTAAGAGAATGTGATGGGGaatgtttggatttggatggAGAAACGTACTGTCAAGTTGTTAAAGGGTTTCTTGATAATGGAAATTTGAAAGAGTTGGCAACTTTGATTATTGATGCTCAGAAGCTAGAGTGTTCAACAGTTGTGGTTGATAGATCAGTTGGTTACGGTATTGTAAATGCTTGTGTTGGTATTGGATTATCAGATAAAGCACACAGCATTCTTGATGAAATGAATGCTCAGGGAGGTACTTTGGGGCTCGGTGTGCATGTGCCTATTTTGAAGGCTTATTGCAAAGAGCAAAGGACTGCTGAAGCCACTCAGCTGGTCATGGATATTAGTAACTCGGGGCTGAAGTTGGACATGGAAACGTACGATGCTCTTATTGAAGCATCTATGTCTAGTCAAGATTTTCAATCGGCTTTCTCTTTGTTTAGGGACATGAGAGAAGCAAGAACACCTGACTTAAAGGGTAGTTACATGACCATGATGACAGGCTTAATGGAAAATCACCGGCCAGAGTTGATGGCAGCCTTCTTAGATGAGGTTGTGGAGGACCCCCGAATTGAGGTGGGTACCCACGACTGGAATTCAATTATTCATGCCTTTTGTAAAGTGGGTCGATTGGAAGATGCAAGGAGGACTTTCAGAAGGATGGTATTCTTGCAGTACAAGCCTAATGACCAGACATATTTGTCATTGATTAGTGGGTATGTTTCTATGGAGaaatatttttgtgttttgatgTTGTGGCATGAGGTGAAGAGAAGCATTTCAGTTGATGGAGAGAAGGGGCTTAAATTTGATCACAACTTGGTTGATGCATTCCTCTATGCTCTTGTTAAGGGAGGCTTTTTTGATGCAGTAATGCAAGTTGTCGAGAAAtctcaagaaatgaaaatcttTGTGGATAAATGGAGGTACAAGCAGGCATTCATGGAAACCCATAAGAAGCTTAAAGTGTCGAAATTAAGAAAGAGGAGTTTCAGGAAAATGGAAGCACTAGTTGCTTTTAAGAATTGGGCAGGTCTCAATGCATGA
- the LOC126790187 gene encoding uncharacterized protein LOC126790187 isoform X3, protein MMNSLVCEEWRAISKEYNKAKQRWCQKRLLPMLVISSTESEEKLELYSIPEKKVYKNIELPLPLRKSRRCFGSNHDSGGWLTIVDLVEGELPSLDITLMNPFREEMPPIHLPLLQSRIRSAKDHQISKVILCGDPTLNPDCFVVLAITRHERIGKRVYAIKGLNSDWVYWQFASEISDAIVYNSQIYSVTYERWLQLLDVDKAITKQFFSGSDTISSTRQGLSCKSTQGDLLLVQRFMEPKKDVKNDLHQILWTSSFLIHKVVFIDRDKKLDRSTPILEDGSPYYTGDGDRSEWVSLLEVENIGDEVLFVGDNYSFSVLASDYPGCQPNSIYYTDDSMKCGVHKLNERIPYDMGIFNLADKSIRPLCSSLNYSKRNVRPPFWTTTLFNGLC, encoded by the exons ATGATGAATTCCCTTG TTTGCGAGGAGTGGCGTGCAATTTCAAAAGAATATAATAAAGCAAAGCAGCGCTGGTGTCAAAAAAGGCTACTTCCAATGCTCGTAATCTCATCTACTGAATCTGAAGAAAAGTTGGAACTTTACAGCATTCCTGAAAAGAAAGTCTACAAGAACATTGAGTTACCATTGCCTCTTAGGAAGTCCAGGAGGTGTTTTGGCTCCAACCACGACAGTGGTGGTTGGTTGACCATAGTTGATCTAGTCGAGGGTGAGCTGCCATCTCTAGACATAACTCTCATGAACCCTTTCAGAGAAGAAATGCCACCCATTCATCTTCCTCTTTTGCAATCCAGAATTCGATCTGCAAAAGATCATCAGATCTCCAAGGTTATATTATGCGGTGATCCCACTTTGAATCCAGACTGTTTCGTGGTTTTAGCAATCACCAGACATGAAAGAATTGGAAAGAGGGTGTATGCCATTAAGGGACTAAACAGTGATTGGGTTTATTGGCAGTTTGCATCGGAGATTTCTGATGCTATAGTTTATAATAGTCAGATATACTCAGTTACTTATGAGAGATGGCTTCAGTTGTTAGATGTTGATAAGGCAATaacaaaacaatttttttcCGGTTCAGACACCATATCGTCCACCAGACAAGGTCTATCTTGTAAATCAACACAGGGAGACCTGTTGCTTGTTCAGAGATTTATGGAACCTAAGAAGGATGTGAAGAACGATTTGCATCAGATACTTTGGACCAGCAGTTTCCTTATTCACAAGGTGGTGTTCATTGATAGAGACAAAAAACTAGACAGAAGTACTCCAATCTTGGAGGATGGGTCCCCGTATTACACAGGTGATGGAGATCGTTCAGAGTGGGTTTCTCTGTTAGAGGTAGAAAACATTGGAGATGAAGTTTTGTTTGTAGGTGACAACTATTCGTTCTCAGTTTTGGCTTCGGATTATCCTGGTTGTCAACCCAATTCTATATACTACACAGATGATTCAATGAAATGTGGAGTGCATAAACTTAATGAACGAATACCATATGACATGGGAATCTTCAATCTAGCAGATAAAAGCATCAGACCACTTTGTTCTTCTCTAAATTATTCCAAGAGGAATGTCCGGCCACCGTTTTGGACAACCACTCTATTTAATGGACTCTGCTAG
- the LOC126790187 gene encoding uncharacterized protein LOC126790187 isoform X1, producing the protein MMNSLDTFNKNRCHIDCLDWANLHGTLVSLLLDKLLESIDHVRFAAVCEEWRAISKEYNKAKQRWCQKRLLPMLVISSTESEEKLELYSIPEKKVYKNIELPLPLRKSRRCFGSNHDSGGWLTIVDLVEGELPSLDITLMNPFREEMPPIHLPLLQSRIRSAKDHQISKVILCGDPTLNPDCFVVLAITRHERIGKRVYAIKGLNSDWVYWQFASEISDAIVYNSQIYSVTYERWLQLLDVDKAITKQFFSGSDTISSTRQGLSCKSTQGDLLLVQRFMEPKKDVKNDLHQILWTSSFLIHKVVFIDRDKKLDRSTPILEDGSPYYTGDGDRSEWVSLLEVENIGDEVLFVGDNYSFSVLASDYPGCQPNSIYYTDDSMKCGVHKLNERIPYDMGIFNLADKSIRPLCSSLNYSKRNVRPPFWTTTLFNGLC; encoded by the exons ATGATGAATTCCCTTG ATACGTTTAACAAGAACCGCTGTCATATAGATTGCCTAGACTGGGCAAATCTTCACGGAACCCTTGTTTCTCTGTTGCTGGACAAGTTGTTGGAATCCATTGACCATGTTCGTTTTGCCGCAGTTTGCGAGGAGTGGCGTGCAATTTCAAAAGAATATAATAAAGCAAAGCAGCGCTGGTGTCAAAAAAGGCTACTTCCAATGCTCGTAATCTCATCTACTGAATCTGAAGAAAAGTTGGAACTTTACAGCATTCCTGAAAAGAAAGTCTACAAGAACATTGAGTTACCATTGCCTCTTAGGAAGTCCAGGAGGTGTTTTGGCTCCAACCACGACAGTGGTGGTTGGTTGACCATAGTTGATCTAGTCGAGGGTGAGCTGCCATCTCTAGACATAACTCTCATGAACCCTTTCAGAGAAGAAATGCCACCCATTCATCTTCCTCTTTTGCAATCCAGAATTCGATCTGCAAAAGATCATCAGATCTCCAAGGTTATATTATGCGGTGATCCCACTTTGAATCCAGACTGTTTCGTGGTTTTAGCAATCACCAGACATGAAAGAATTGGAAAGAGGGTGTATGCCATTAAGGGACTAAACAGTGATTGGGTTTATTGGCAGTTTGCATCGGAGATTTCTGATGCTATAGTTTATAATAGTCAGATATACTCAGTTACTTATGAGAGATGGCTTCAGTTGTTAGATGTTGATAAGGCAATaacaaaacaatttttttcCGGTTCAGACACCATATCGTCCACCAGACAAGGTCTATCTTGTAAATCAACACAGGGAGACCTGTTGCTTGTTCAGAGATTTATGGAACCTAAGAAGGATGTGAAGAACGATTTGCATCAGATACTTTGGACCAGCAGTTTCCTTATTCACAAGGTGGTGTTCATTGATAGAGACAAAAAACTAGACAGAAGTACTCCAATCTTGGAGGATGGGTCCCCGTATTACACAGGTGATGGAGATCGTTCAGAGTGGGTTTCTCTGTTAGAGGTAGAAAACATTGGAGATGAAGTTTTGTTTGTAGGTGACAACTATTCGTTCTCAGTTTTGGCTTCGGATTATCCTGGTTGTCAACCCAATTCTATATACTACACAGATGATTCAATGAAATGTGGAGTGCATAAACTTAATGAACGAATACCATATGACATGGGAATCTTCAATCTAGCAGATAAAAGCATCAGACCACTTTGTTCTTCTCTAAATTATTCCAAGAGGAATGTCCGGCCACCGTTTTGGACAACCACTCTATTTAATGGACTCTGCTAG
- the LOC126790214 gene encoding protein root UVB sensitive 3 yields MEVSSAISEIILEEWSGSSSTKLSRTATITSSPSLCIQRSGNRFDHVWRRVLQAFVPEGFPSSVTPDYAPFQMWDSLQGLSTYIRMMLSTQALLGAIGVGEKSATVIGATFQWFLRDLTGMLGGILFTFYQGSNLDSNAKMWRLVADFMNDLGMLMDLVSPLFPSAFVFVVCLGSLSRSFTGVASGATRAALTQHFALQSNAADISAKEGSQETMATMIGMALGMLLARVTMEHPLAIWFSFLSLTMFHLYANYKAVRCLALNSLNPERCSILLQHFMKIGKVLSPEQVSKIEHVLPIWASSWSSKKSEFMNVNISLGVRVSSLNHLELREILHSVASHYKKAKYLLVERKGIVCIVMHKESTAADVLQSFFHAHAMANLMDNHRNLHSESQSWMDKHYEAFIQKLKLSGWKTERLLSPMIIWKANWICGSSDGKID; encoded by the exons ATGGAAGTGTCGTCGGCAATATCGGAGATAATATTGGAGGAATGGAGTGGTTCATCTTCAACTAAACTCTCCAGAACTGCTACTATAACTTCGTCTCCTTCACTCTGCATCCAAAG ATCCGGGAACAGGTTCGACCATGTTTGGCGGCGGGTTCTTCAGGCATTTGTACCTGAG GGGTTTCCTAGTAGTGTTACTCCAGATTATGCCCCCTTTCAAATGTGGGATTCACTTCAG GGTCTTTCTACTTACATACGGATGATGCTTTCCACCCAA GCTCTGCTGGGTGCAATTGGGGTTGGTGAGAAATCCGCCACCGTGATTGGTGCCACCTTTCAG TGGTTCTTGAGGGACTTAACCGGAATGCTGGGAGGTATCTTATTCACATTTTATCAG GGCTCAAATCTGGATAGCAATGCTAAAATGTGGCGCTTAGTTGCAGATTTTATGAATGATCTTG GAATGTTGATGGACCTTGTTTCGCCTTTGTTTCCATCTGCTTTTGTGTTTGTTGTCTGTCTAGGAAGCCTGTCGAGATCATTCA CTGGTGTTGCAAGTGGAGCAACTAGAGCTGCCTTGACACAACATTTTGCTCTTCAGAGTAATGCTGCAGATATATCTGCCAAG GAAGGAAGTCAAGAAACAATGGCAACAATGATTGGTATGGCACTGGGCATGCTTCTTGCTCGTGTGACTATGGAGCACCCCTTAGCtatttggttttcttttttgtctCTCACCatgttccatttgtatg CAAACTACAAGGCTGTCCGGTGCCTTGCATTAAATTCTTTGAACCCTGAGAGGTGCTCAATACTTTTGCAGCATTTTATGAAAATTGGCAAAG TTCTCTCTCCTGAACAGGTCTCTAAGATAGAGCATGTTTTACCCATATGGGCATCTTCATGGAGCTCAAAGAAGTCAGAGTTCATGAATGTAAATATATCCTTAGGTGTCAGGGTCTCCTCATTAAATCACCTAGAAct GAGGGAGATATTGCATTCTGTGGCCTCTCATTACAAGAAAG CCAAGTACTTGCTGGTGGAACGGAAAGGAATTGTCTGCATTGTTATGCATAAAGAGTCTACTGCTGCAGATGTCTTACAGtcattttttcatgcacatgCAATGGCAAATTTAATGGATAATCACCGAAATCTCCATTCTGAAAGCCAATCATGGATGGATAAACACTATGAAGCTTTCATTCAGAAG TTAAAGTTATCTGGATGGAAAACAGAACGTCTTTTATCTCCAATGATCATTTGGAAGGCAAACTGGATATGTGGGTCTTCCGATGGGAAGATTGACTAG